In Elusimicrobium sp. An273, a genomic segment contains:
- a CDS encoding outer membrane beta-barrel protein: MKKLIALLVGVFCLAGAAHASNIADDFRAHYSAASDLAAYNKDLNSLIGLADFHTGKGTSFPGFDIGASLNAVKTSSDNNIFSDDYMYVGFITAETKIPVLNLGVVLRGTDMNGFKSLGGGLKYNFGLFDTIHLSLAGFYDRGSTDWYTTDHYSLSAVASMNVLFLTPYVGVGYDYGKLETKDLLPSRSTSDGDIRYTAGVNLKPFPFVYVFAAYTKTASSHGLQGGVGLNF, from the coding sequence ATGAAAAAATTAATTGCCCTTTTAGTTGGTGTTTTTTGCTTGGCGGGAGCGGCCCACGCTTCCAACATTGCGGATGATTTCCGCGCGCACTATTCGGCCGCGTCCGACTTGGCCGCCTATAATAAAGATCTCAACTCCTTAATCGGCTTGGCGGATTTTCATACCGGCAAAGGAACCTCCTTCCCTGGGTTTGATATCGGCGCCTCGTTAAACGCGGTAAAAACCTCTTCCGACAACAACATTTTCTCCGACGATTATATGTATGTCGGCTTTATTACTGCAGAAACCAAAATCCCGGTGTTAAATTTGGGCGTCGTCTTGCGCGGCACCGATATGAACGGCTTTAAATCGCTGGGCGGCGGGTTAAAATACAATTTCGGATTGTTTGACACCATCCACCTTTCGCTGGCCGGATTTTATGACCGCGGCTCTACCGACTGGTACACCACCGACCACTACTCCCTCTCGGCCGTCGCCTCTATGAATGTGTTGTTCTTAACCCCGTATGTAGGCGTCGGGTACGATTACGGCAAGCTGGAAACCAAAGATTTGCTGCCCTCCCGCTCCACCTCCGACGGCGACATCCGCTATACGGCCGGCGTCAACTTAAAACCGTTCCCGTTTGTGTATGTATTTGCCGCCTATACCAAAACCGCTTCCAGCCACGGGCTGCAGGGCGGCGTGGGGCTGAACTTTTAG
- the murB gene encoding UDP-N-acetylmuramate dehydrogenase, whose amino-acid sequence MDYKQELKTFFKDNCLLDEPMARHTTYRTGGKAEVYVYPKTREEWSFVLKLAETENIPLRIIGFGSNILVSGKGIGGIVCSTKRMNQVTLDGEHIKAEAGAALDKVCEMACEAGLAGMEKLSGIPGSVGGAVYMNAGAFGQETFDCLEYFDIIDREGRPATLLKEEVKHAYRKVEGVQDCIILSAGFKLQKGEFTQLIESRNTVLHKRMEKQPLEFPSAGSVFKRPANDYASRLIDDTGLRGLSVGGAKVSEKHAGFIVNFNRATPQDIKTLMDVVREKVKEKHGVELELEQILWGDFD is encoded by the coding sequence ATGGATTATAAACAGGAATTAAAAACTTTTTTTAAAGACAACTGCCTGCTGGACGAACCCATGGCCCGGCACACCACCTACCGCACGGGCGGAAAGGCGGAAGTATACGTCTATCCGAAAACGCGGGAAGAGTGGAGCTTTGTGTTAAAACTGGCCGAAACGGAAAACATTCCCCTGCGCATTATCGGGTTTGGCTCCAACATTTTAGTAAGCGGCAAAGGCATTGGCGGGATCGTCTGCTCCACCAAGCGGATGAACCAGGTAACCCTGGACGGGGAACATATCAAAGCCGAAGCCGGCGCGGCGCTGGATAAAGTGTGCGAAATGGCCTGCGAGGCGGGCCTGGCGGGGATGGAAAAACTTTCCGGCATTCCCGGCAGCGTGGGCGGCGCCGTGTATATGAACGCGGGCGCGTTCGGGCAGGAAACGTTTGATTGCCTGGAATACTTTGACATTATTGACCGCGAAGGCCGCCCGGCCACGCTATTAAAAGAAGAAGTCAAACACGCCTACCGCAAAGTGGAAGGCGTACAGGACTGCATCATTTTATCGGCCGGGTTTAAACTGCAGAAAGGGGAGTTTACCCAGCTGATTGAAAGCCGCAACACGGTACTGCACAAACGAATGGAAAAACAGCCGCTGGAATTTCCGTCCGCGGGCAGCGTGTTTAAACGCCCGGCCAACGACTATGCTTCGCGCCTGATTGACGATACCGGACTAAGAGGCCTTTCCGTAGGCGGGGCCAAAGTATCTGAAAAACACGCCGGGTTTATCGTCAATTTCAACCGCGCCACGCCGCAGGACATTAAAACACTGATGGATGTGGTGCGCGAAAAAGTGAAAGAAAAGCACGGAGTGGAGCTGGAACTGGAGCAAATTTTGTGGGGAGATTTTGATTAA
- a CDS encoding deoxycytidylate deaminase produces MARRDKTNYYLDLADVVSQRSTCLRRRYGAVIVKNDEVISTGYVGAPRGRKNCSDLGYCIRQQLNIPRGERYELCRSVHAEANAIISAPRDKMLGATLYLAGREVSTGEYISHSNSCSMCKRMIINAGIKNVIVRDTNDAYREINVQDWIDNDESLSGQRGY; encoded by the coding sequence ATGGCAAGACGCGATAAAACAAATTATTACCTGGACTTGGCGGACGTCGTGTCCCAGCGGAGCACCTGCCTGCGCCGCCGCTACGGGGCGGTAATTGTAAAGAACGACGAAGTCATTTCCACCGGCTATGTCGGTGCGCCGCGCGGGCGGAAAAACTGCAGCGATTTGGGCTACTGCATCCGCCAACAGCTCAACATCCCCCGCGGGGAACGCTACGAACTGTGCCGCAGCGTCCACGCCGAAGCCAACGCCATCATCAGCGCGCCGCGCGATAAAATGTTGGGGGCCACTTTATACCTGGCCGGCAGGGAAGTGTCTACGGGGGAATATATCAGCCACTCCAACAGTTGTTCCATGTGCAAACGCATGATTATCAACGCCGGCATTAAAAACGTGATCGTGCGCGACACCAACGACGCATACCGCGAAATTAACGTGCAGGATTGGATTGATAACGACGAATCCCTTTCCGGCCAGCGCGGCTACTGA
- a CDS encoding protein-glutamine glutaminase family protein encodes MKRYLSILWGAVLLAGCCAFAYGAPPVQEGCLKKLVRRLQPAAGEPGRAAMNRLRWMRFYLPTVKIAEREGFWERLFHSFSEADKQRAVASYLYQMYISSAVYGGEIPPRLTVNYLGVLNGLERLEANFDAREALAYYQKNKAEIKKWLVQFFKEAALPVYQPENARNDITEKAFLKTLARSTLEHGRAGYVLAAPRWNEPLPQADQKWLQEVQRLAAADIRQKVVLYEENAASLSSLDKLSGQYTDGGKVYLFRPAGKECAACSYLTCSRVCRQVQAQPSRNWGLMQVYQLQLRPLKASQLRPASGTKFFSPQGKAYPDWFYHEAVLVILNHGKRHIPVVLDPFLAEGPMAFSQWLAHFSPQHTVLYAYPFQRWSDTEERLVRPDKVKGNKIWKDGRSYKPYPVEY; translated from the coding sequence ATGAAACGTTACCTTTCCATTTTATGGGGAGCCGTCTTGCTGGCGGGCTGTTGCGCGTTTGCCTACGGAGCGCCGCCAGTACAGGAAGGCTGTTTGAAAAAGCTCGTTCGCCGCTTGCAGCCGGCGGCGGGGGAACCCGGCCGCGCGGCCATGAACCGCCTGCGGTGGATGCGCTTTTATTTGCCGACGGTCAAAATAGCGGAAAGGGAAGGGTTTTGGGAGCGGCTTTTTCATTCGTTTTCCGAAGCGGATAAACAGCGGGCGGTGGCGTCTTACCTGTATCAGATGTACATTTCGTCGGCCGTATACGGAGGGGAAATTCCGCCCCGGCTGACGGTCAATTACTTGGGGGTTTTAAACGGGTTGGAACGGTTGGAAGCGAATTTTGATGCGCGGGAAGCGTTGGCTTATTATCAAAAAAATAAAGCCGAGATTAAAAAATGGCTGGTGCAATTTTTTAAAGAAGCCGCACTGCCCGTATACCAGCCGGAAAATGCCCGCAACGATATTACGGAAAAAGCTTTCTTAAAAACACTTGCCCGCAGTACGTTGGAACACGGCCGCGCCGGATATGTGCTGGCTGCGCCGCGCTGGAACGAACCGTTGCCGCAGGCCGATCAAAAATGGCTGCAAGAAGTGCAGCGCCTGGCGGCGGCGGATATCCGCCAGAAAGTAGTGCTGTATGAAGAAAACGCTGCTTCCCTTTCTTCGCTGGACAAGCTTTCCGGCCAGTATACGGACGGGGGCAAAGTCTACTTATTCCGCCCGGCCGGCAAAGAGTGCGCCGCCTGCAGTTATTTAACGTGCAGCCGCGTGTGCCGGCAGGTGCAGGCGCAGCCTTCGCGCAATTGGGGGCTTATGCAGGTGTACCAGCTGCAGCTTCGGCCTTTAAAAGCAAGCCAGCTGCGCCCGGCATCCGGAACGAAATTTTTCTCGCCGCAAGGCAAGGCCTACCCGGATTGGTTTTATCACGAAGCGGTGTTGGTAATTTTAAATCACGGCAAGCGGCATATTCCGGTGGTGTTGGATCCGTTCCTGGCGGAGGGGCCCATGGCGTTTAGCCAATGGCTGGCCCATTTCAGCCCGCAACATACAGTGCTGTATGCCTATCCTTTTCAACGCTGGTCGGACACCGAAGAACGGCTGGTGCGGCCTGATAAGGTAAAGGGGAATAAAATTTGGAAAGACGGCCGCTCTTATAAACCGTATCCGGTGGAGTACTAG
- a CDS encoding sodium-translocating pyrophosphatase produces the protein MWYGIASLRPFEQYALFGVLFIAVLGLLYALFLRKQVIREDAGTPEMQKVWGAIREGANAYLKRQLKTILPLIGLLTVCLFLSVYIVPVSQDSMERFAGLSAGTVKLIAAFGRAGAFVLGAVFSLLVGQLGMRIAVDANVRVAAASKRSFGDALRIAYRAGTVTGMLTDGLGLLGGTVIFVIFGIAAPDALLGFGFGGTLLALFMRVGGGIYTKAADVGADLVGKVEAGIPEDDPRNPAVVADLVGDNVGDCAGMAADIFESYEVTIVSGLILGIGLWRITGHHEWIVYPLLVRGIGVLCSIIGTYAVKDSKRTAGNAMKAIFKGYSISATISVVIFGVLAYYYMSAVPGGWWRPFAATTIGILLAIIIDRLTEYFTGTENKPVQEIKKSTATGSATTILSGIAVGFESAVWTTLVIAASIFCSVVIFGTIDGLTPSEKFNFILYGVAMTGIGMLTLTGNNVAMDSFGPIADNANGIGEMAWHGQDDAETKKARQIMADLDGVGNTTKAITKGVAIGSAVIAAVSLFASYMVDVSNVQRLLNDAWAAAGEAKVLTLLSQVGIVVSNPVVFVGMLIGAALPWLFSSFAINAVSRAAALIVQEVRRQFKGGVLEGTAKPDYTRAVNISTIAAQKELIILALLGIVSPVVVGLAFGVEALGGFLAGIIVSGQLLAVFMSNAGGAWDNAKKVVEDEPTDIAANTGKGSERHKASVVGDTVGDPLKDTAGPAVNPLIKVVNMVAVIVAPIIVNYHNDFTPLGKIGWVIVIFLLAVLSWAILTSKKPAQDLNK, from the coding sequence ATGTGGTATGGAATTGCCTCCCTAAGACCCTTTGAGCAATATGCGTTGTTTGGCGTATTGTTTATCGCGGTGTTAGGGCTTTTGTATGCGTTGTTCCTGCGCAAGCAGGTCATTCGCGAAGATGCCGGCACCCCCGAAATGCAAAAAGTATGGGGCGCCATCCGGGAAGGCGCTAACGCCTACCTGAAAAGACAGCTCAAAACCATCCTGCCGCTGATCGGCCTGTTGACGGTCTGCCTGTTCTTGTCCGTCTACATTGTGCCGGTTTCGCAGGATTCCATGGAACGCTTTGCGGGCCTTTCCGCCGGCACGGTCAAACTGATTGCCGCGTTCGGCCGGGCGGGCGCGTTTGTACTGGGGGCGGTGTTTTCGCTCTTGGTGGGCCAGCTGGGAATGCGTATTGCCGTAGACGCCAACGTACGCGTTGCGGCGGCGTCCAAACGCAGCTTTGGAGACGCGCTTCGCATTGCGTACCGGGCGGGCACCGTAACCGGGATGCTGACCGACGGCTTAGGCCTGTTGGGCGGAACGGTAATCTTTGTCATTTTTGGCATCGCCGCGCCGGACGCCTTGCTGGGGTTTGGTTTTGGCGGCACGCTGTTGGCCCTGTTTATGCGCGTGGGCGGCGGGATTTACACCAAAGCCGCTGACGTGGGGGCCGACCTCGTAGGCAAAGTGGAAGCCGGCATTCCCGAAGACGACCCGCGCAACCCGGCCGTAGTGGCCGACTTGGTGGGCGACAACGTGGGCGACTGCGCCGGTATGGCGGCCGATATTTTTGAATCCTACGAAGTAACCATCGTCTCCGGATTGATTTTGGGCATCGGCTTGTGGAGAATTACCGGGCACCACGAATGGATCGTCTATCCGCTCTTGGTGCGCGGCATCGGCGTATTATGCTCCATTATCGGCACCTATGCGGTAAAAGATTCCAAACGCACCGCCGGCAACGCCATGAAAGCCATTTTTAAAGGCTACAGCATTTCCGCCACGATTTCCGTGGTGATTTTTGGCGTGTTGGCCTACTATTATATGAGCGCCGTCCCCGGCGGCTGGTGGAGACCGTTTGCCGCCACCACCATCGGTATTTTGCTGGCGATTATCATTGACCGCCTGACCGAATACTTTACGGGAACGGAAAACAAACCCGTGCAGGAAATCAAAAAATCCACGGCTACGGGCTCGGCCACCACAATCCTTTCCGGGATTGCGGTCGGGTTTGAGTCGGCCGTTTGGACGACCTTGGTTATTGCGGCGTCCATCTTCTGCTCCGTCGTCATTTTCGGTACGATTGACGGGCTGACGCCGTCCGAAAAATTCAACTTCATCCTCTACGGTGTAGCCATGACGGGTATCGGCATGCTCACGCTTACGGGCAACAATGTGGCCATGGACTCCTTCGGCCCCATTGCAGACAATGCCAACGGCATTGGCGAAATGGCCTGGCACGGGCAGGATGACGCCGAAACCAAAAAAGCCCGCCAAATTATGGCGGACTTGGACGGCGTGGGCAACACCACCAAAGCCATTACCAAAGGCGTAGCCATCGGATCGGCCGTGATTGCGGCCGTGTCGCTGTTTGCTTCGTATATGGTGGACGTAAGCAACGTGCAGCGCCTGCTAAATGACGCTTGGGCCGCCGCGGGCGAAGCCAAAGTACTGACGCTTTTGTCGCAGGTGGGGATTGTAGTGTCCAACCCGGTGGTGTTTGTCGGCATGCTTATCGGTGCCGCGTTGCCGTGGCTGTTCTCGTCGTTTGCGATTAACGCCGTCAGCCGCGCCGCCGCGCTTATCGTGCAGGAAGTGCGCCGCCAGTTTAAAGGAGGCGTTTTGGAAGGAACCGCCAAGCCCGATTATACGCGCGCGGTAAACATTTCCACTATCGCCGCCCAGAAAGAGCTCATCATCTTGGCGCTGCTAGGCATTGTGTCCCCCGTCGTGGTGGGGCTTGCCTTTGGCGTGGAAGCCTTAGGCGGATTTTTGGCGGGGATTATCGTGTCCGGCCAGCTCTTGGCGGTGTTTATGTCCAACGCCGGTGGCGCATGGGATAACGCCAAAAAAGTGGTGGAAGACGAACCGACCGACATTGCCGCCAACACCGGCAAAGGCTCCGAACGCCACAAAGCCAGCGTGGTGGGCGATACTGTGGGCGACCCGTTGAAAGATACGGCCGGCCCGGCGGTCAACCCGCTGATTAAAGTGGTCAATATGGTGGCGGTCATCGTAGCGCCGATTATCGTCAATTACCACAACGACTTTACCCCCTTGGGCAAAATCGGGTGGGTGATCGTCATCTTCCTGCTGGCGGTATTAAGCTGGGCGATTTTAACCAGCAAAAAGCCGGCGCAGGACTTAAATAAATAA
- a CDS encoding type IV pilin protein has translation MHLIHLHNIPADIHAAQGHNSGFTLIELLVVVLIIGILAAVALPEYTKAVEESRLSEGVMAVEEIAKANRVYYMANGQYSRDINALDFAYAGSGKYGNLLEANVGKHFIFSASAWGRRDISLW, from the coding sequence ATGCATCTAATCCATTTGCATAACATACCGGCAGACATTCACGCCGCACAAGGCCACAACAGCGGGTTTACGCTCATTGAGCTGTTGGTGGTGGTGCTGATTATCGGCATTTTGGCGGCAGTAGCCCTTCCCGAATATACAAAAGCGGTAGAAGAATCGCGCCTAAGTGAAGGGGTTATGGCCGTGGAAGAAATTGCAAAAGCCAACCGGGTTTATTATATGGCCAATGGACAATACAGCAGAGACATCAATGCTTTGGATTTTGCTTACGCCGGGAGCGGAAAGTATGGGAATCTACTGGAGGCTAATGTCGGAAAGCATTTCATCTTTTCTGCCTCTGCGTGGGGGCGGCGGGATATATCGCTTTGGTGA
- a CDS encoding DUF4156 domain-containing protein, whose translation MNKHKLWILLAALCGVSGCAVWQQAQGPVVPANGMDVDGVTLVEVQPAAACVFKGAVMGDTNPDVSGIPESLLHLNNTIRQGLVSSAKQMGGNTVWVRTQSWQNPDMDTDYFQPFYINNVRYGALVYQCPN comes from the coding sequence ATGAACAAACATAAACTTTGGATTCTTTTGGCGGCCCTGTGCGGGGTAAGCGGGTGCGCCGTATGGCAGCAGGCGCAGGGGCCGGTGGTGCCGGCAAACGGAATGGATGTGGACGGCGTGACGCTGGTGGAAGTACAGCCGGCGGCGGCGTGCGTGTTTAAAGGGGCGGTAATGGGCGACACCAACCCGGACGTAAGCGGAATACCGGAGTCCTTGCTTCACTTAAACAATACCATCCGCCAAGGGCTGGTGTCCAGCGCAAAACAAATGGGGGGCAATACCGTGTGGGTGCGCACCCAAAGCTGGCAAAACCCGGATATGGATACCGATTACTTTCAGCCGTTTTACATTAATAACGTGCGTTACGGGGCGCTGGTGTATCAGTGCCCGAATTAA
- a CDS encoding M3 family metallopeptidase, with protein sequence MHKMMMSVAALALPCAAFAGAYGDMFKNGHLRFDYTPQEISSLEARAAKELDVNLNFLVRIPAQDRDFENTVLALENAYTSYWFVPKNLSLLAYFHENADVRAAAARLEAKGSQTKAAVFARKDVYKALKEYADKKPALAHEEARLLSKWLERYERAGMALSDEAAAEYARLNNERLQKITQYNVNLNNYQDELVVSREELEGLGDTFINRLARTPEGKYIVTLKYPDYNPFMASAKSEKARKALQEKFARRGGEENVRLLEDTLELRRKQAALLGYAQYPDYVLPVRMAKNYKTLEKFLKNLQKEVTPLAQKEMQDYLKLKEEITGQKAREMTAWELPYWSNEYKKKYYRVDNDKIKEYLPADRVREGMFEIFGHLFGVTFEKADLPVWHPDVLVYQIKDAKTGELISNFYLDLYPRDGKYTHAATWSFVDRFELPDGSYQTPSVVIAANFTPAGNGVPPLLEHSEVETLFHEFGHVLQMSMATSKYATLTGDNVAWDYIETHSQLLENWAWQPEVLARISAHYQTGEPMPKEMIDALIKSKHAGEATAFLRQNFLGQFDLAAHAAQKRVDSTRLYAQMMQDITGVPMTKGTYPQASFGHIMSLTDPYDVGYYVYAWSLVIAQDIFGEFQKQGIFNEELGARLRQYIYTPGTVYDENEMVETFLGRPYNDEAFLKSLGVEK encoded by the coding sequence ATGCATAAAATGATGATGAGTGTGGCGGCGCTTGCGCTGCCGTGCGCCGCGTTTGCCGGCGCGTATGGCGATATGTTTAAAAACGGGCATCTCCGCTTTGACTATACGCCGCAGGAAATTTCCTCTCTGGAGGCCCGTGCCGCCAAAGAGCTGGATGTCAATTTAAATTTTTTGGTGCGCATTCCCGCCCAAGACCGGGATTTTGAAAATACGGTGCTGGCGCTGGAAAACGCGTATACGTCGTACTGGTTTGTGCCGAAAAATCTGTCGCTGTTGGCGTATTTCCACGAAAATGCGGACGTCCGCGCCGCCGCGGCCCGGTTGGAAGCCAAAGGCAGCCAAACCAAAGCGGCCGTGTTTGCCCGAAAGGATGTGTATAAAGCCTTAAAAGAGTACGCCGACAAAAAGCCGGCGCTGGCCCACGAAGAAGCACGCCTGTTGTCTAAGTGGCTGGAGCGCTACGAACGGGCTGGGATGGCTTTGTCCGACGAGGCCGCCGCCGAATATGCACGTTTAAACAACGAGCGGCTGCAAAAAATCACGCAGTATAACGTCAATTTAAACAATTATCAGGATGAACTTGTTGTTTCCCGCGAGGAGCTGGAAGGCTTGGGCGACACGTTTATAAACCGCCTGGCGCGCACGCCGGAGGGGAAGTATATCGTTACGCTTAAATATCCGGATTATAATCCGTTTATGGCCTCTGCCAAAAGCGAAAAAGCGCGCAAAGCCCTGCAGGAAAAATTCGCCCGCCGCGGCGGAGAAGAAAACGTACGGCTGTTGGAAGACACCTTGGAACTGCGCCGCAAGCAGGCGGCTTTGCTGGGCTATGCGCAGTATCCCGATTACGTGCTTCCGGTGCGTATGGCCAAAAACTATAAAACGCTGGAAAAGTTCCTGAAAAATTTACAAAAAGAAGTCACTCCGCTGGCGCAAAAAGAAATGCAGGACTACCTGAAATTAAAAGAAGAAATTACCGGTCAAAAAGCCCGCGAAATGACCGCCTGGGAACTGCCCTATTGGAGCAACGAATATAAGAAAAAATACTACCGGGTGGACAACGATAAAATAAAAGAATACCTGCCGGCAGACCGCGTGCGGGAGGGAATGTTTGAAATTTTTGGACACCTGTTTGGCGTTACGTTTGAAAAAGCGGATTTGCCCGTGTGGCATCCGGACGTTCTCGTCTACCAAATTAAAGACGCCAAAACCGGAGAACTGATTTCCAATTTTTACCTGGATTTGTACCCGCGCGACGGCAAATATACCCACGCCGCCACGTGGAGCTTTGTAGACCGGTTTGAACTGCCCGACGGGTCGTACCAAACGCCTTCGGTGGTGATTGCGGCCAATTTTACGCCCGCCGGGAACGGGGTGCCGCCCCTGCTGGAGCACAGCGAGGTGGAAACTTTATTCCACGAATTCGGGCATGTGCTGCAAATGTCTATGGCCACTTCCAAATACGCCACGCTGACGGGGGACAACGTCGCGTGGGATTATATTGAAACCCACTCCCAACTGCTTGAAAACTGGGCTTGGCAGCCCGAAGTGTTGGCGCGGATTTCGGCCCATTACCAAACGGGCGAGCCGATGCCCAAGGAAATGATTGACGCGCTGATTAAATCCAAACACGCTGGCGAGGCTACCGCCTTCCTGCGCCAGAACTTTTTGGGCCAGTTTGACTTGGCCGCCCACGCCGCCCAAAAGCGCGTGGACAGCACCCGCCTCTACGCCCAAATGATGCAAGACATTACCGGCGTTCCCATGACCAAGGGCACCTACCCGCAGGCCAGTTTTGGGCATATTATGTCCTTAACGGATCCGTATGACGTGGGGTATTACGTGTATGCGTGGTCGCTGGTGATTGCGCAGGATATTTTCGGCGAGTTTCAAAAGCAGGGTATTTTTAACGAAGAGCTGGGGGCCCGCCTGCGCCAATATATCTATACGCCCGGAACGGTGTACGACGAAAACGAAATGGTGGAAACGTTTTTGGGCCGGCCGTATAACGACGAGGCGTTTTTGAAAAGTTTGGGAGTAGAAAAATAG
- the ispH gene encoding 4-hydroxy-3-methylbut-2-enyl diphosphate reductase produces the protein MEKEQDVTVAKSAGFCPGVKRAIDKVLELEAAGKKPVYTIGPLIHNKQVTDMLAAKQITSIDRPQQAADKSGVLVIRAHGITPQFQQEIESCSMEVVDATCPLVKHAQNIIAKFAQQGYHTVIVGDGGHAEVIGLLGYTQGKGVVVSGPEEAARLPHFDKVNVVSQTTQQEIVFYQTAEEVKKHADVCQISNTICQPTKDRQKETIELAKSADLVIVVGGRHSANTARLATLCKQLAPAVLHVETEDELEPLPVQRARKIFITAGASTPNWVIDRVAARVRELRKPNAKSILSGWLEKTWRFLVRNCFYTAFAAAALTYVCMRLEGVPTDGRLLTFAGLFVFALTAFNRGAETDPGLNKRFLTAASLAAAAGAILCAGFIGKGALGMGLVFLLAGFAYPYRHLLKLQLVSLPGTKDIVTALGWAYACAFLPAYTHGMALRKAAYLAVFYTVLLVFMRSVTLGFTSANKDLIIGRESFYKAFGMKKTKWAVTLVLAALTAALATLLSLTWKPALVGMLLIGHLYTVFIVIYYYSKSSTRSVKDETLIDGQFFVLWAVSALAAFL, from the coding sequence ATGGAAAAAGAACAGGACGTTACCGTTGCCAAAAGCGCCGGTTTTTGCCCCGGCGTCAAACGCGCGATAGACAAAGTGTTGGAACTGGAAGCCGCCGGCAAAAAGCCGGTCTATACCATTGGCCCGCTGATTCACAACAAACAGGTGACCGATATGCTGGCCGCCAAGCAAATTACCTCCATTGACCGGCCGCAGCAAGCCGCCGACAAATCGGGCGTATTGGTCATCCGCGCGCACGGCATTACGCCGCAGTTTCAGCAAGAAATAGAGTCCTGCTCTATGGAAGTGGTAGACGCCACCTGCCCGCTGGTTAAACACGCACAAAACATCATTGCCAAATTTGCCCAACAAGGCTACCACACCGTCATCGTGGGTGACGGCGGCCACGCCGAGGTCATCGGGCTGTTGGGGTATACGCAGGGAAAAGGCGTGGTCGTTTCCGGCCCGGAAGAAGCCGCCCGCCTGCCGCATTTTGACAAGGTAAACGTCGTGTCCCAAACCACCCAGCAGGAAATCGTTTTTTATCAGACGGCCGAGGAAGTAAAAAAACACGCGGACGTGTGCCAAATTTCAAACACCATCTGCCAGCCCACCAAAGACCGCCAAAAAGAAACCATCGAACTGGCCAAAAGCGCCGATTTAGTAATTGTCGTAGGCGGGCGCCACAGCGCCAATACGGCCCGCCTGGCTACGCTGTGCAAACAGCTGGCCCCGGCGGTTCTGCACGTAGAAACCGAAGACGAGCTGGAACCCTTGCCGGTACAGCGCGCCCGCAAAATTTTTATTACGGCCGGTGCCTCTACGCCCAACTGGGTGATTGACCGCGTGGCCGCCCGCGTGCGCGAACTGCGAAAACCAAACGCTAAATCCATTTTGTCCGGCTGGCTGGAAAAAACGTGGCGCTTTTTGGTGCGAAACTGTTTCTACACCGCTTTTGCCGCGGCGGCGCTTACCTATGTGTGTATGCGGCTGGAAGGCGTTCCGACAGACGGCCGCCTGTTGACGTTTGCCGGCTTGTTTGTGTTTGCCCTCACGGCGTTTAACCGCGGGGCGGAAACGGATCCCGGCCTTAACAAAAGGTTTTTAACTGCGGCCAGTTTGGCGGCGGCGGCGGGAGCTATTCTGTGTGCGGGATTTATCGGAAAAGGAGCACTGGGGATGGGGCTGGTGTTTCTGCTGGCCGGGTTTGCCTACCCGTACCGCCATTTGCTTAAATTGCAGCTCGTTTCGCTGCCCGGCACAAAAGACATCGTCACGGCTTTGGGCTGGGCGTACGCCTGTGCTTTTCTGCCGGCGTACACCCACGGCATGGCGCTGCGAAAGGCCGCTTATTTGGCCGTGTTTTACACGGTGCTTTTGGTGTTTATGCGCTCGGTCACGCTGGGCTTTACCTCCGCCAACAAAGATTTAATTATCGGGCGGGAAAGTTTTTACAAAGCCTTCGGAATGAAAAAAACCAAATGGGCCGTTACGCTGGTGCTGGCGGCGCTGACGGCGGCGCTGGCGACGCTTCTTTCGCTTACGTGGAAGCCGGCCTTGGTGGGGATGCTTCTGATTGGGCATTTGTATACCGTTTTTATTGTAATATATTACTATAGCAAGAGCAGTACCCGCAGCGTGAAAGACGAAACCCTCATTGACGGGCAGTTTTTTGTGTTGTGGGCGGTAAGCGCGTTAGCCGCTTTCCTATAA